A genomic window from Enoplosus armatus isolate fEnoArm2 chromosome 20, fEnoArm2.hap1, whole genome shotgun sequence includes:
- the mazb gene encoding myc-associated zinc finger protein — protein MDAAWSNFLFQNTPTQNQVEGSLQSELMPVHTSSPQTPPTEHIAQPPSTVDTAALSEEPLPVKPVSRPARMPHICAICNKQFKNNYNLRRHQSVHTGVRMKDRAREQAEGAKEAGQVAVAAPSVMAVGAGGRAERPTVPLSLLHLSAPPPLAPPGLLAGAQQPHLGSQDGEGVAMPNVMASVNPHAPPPAAVVMATGATVQRPTNPNPNPVRKNHACETCGKAFRDVYHLNRHRLSHSDEKPFSCPICQQRFKRKDRMSHHVRSHQGGVEKPYVCPHCGKAFSRPDHLNSHVRQVHSSERPFKCPTCESSFATKDRLRAHMIRHEEKVPCHICGKLLSAAYITDHMRVHNQSQHHACHLCNRSFTTLTYLRVHAQKHHGQEWKDSPGGFGGSASGGILVCHLCGVHCKTPTQLQGHMGTHGNSQGAPSPITSNVAASSSVSLSNMVTAPTVYVTGNTVVDLLVTDCSSIAAPQSHS, from the exons ATGGATGCTGCTTGGAGCAATTTTCTCTTCCAG AATACTCCCACCCAAAACCAAGTGGAGGGGAGCCTCCAATCAGAGCTCATGCCCGTGCATACGAGTTCTCCCCAAACCCCACCCACAGAGCACATAGCACAGCCTCCTTCAACTGTGGacactgctgctctcagtgaGGAACCCCTGCCTG TGAAGCCAGTGTCTCGGCCGGCCCGCATGCCCCACATCTGTGCCATCTGCAACAAGCAGTTCAAGAACAACTACAACCTGCGGCGGCACCAGTCGGTCCACACTGGGGTACGCATGAAGGACAGGGCCAGAGAGCAGGCGGAGGGGGCAAAGGAGGCCGGCCAGGTGGCGGTGGCGGCCCCCTCAGTGATGGCGGTGGGGGCCGGAGGGAGGGCGGAGAGGCCCACTGTTCCCCTCTCCCTGCTACACCTCTCCGCACCTCCCCCTCTCGCCCCTCCCGGCTTGCTGGCGGGGGCCCAGCAGCCTCACCTGGGTAGTCAGGATGGTGAAGGGGTTGCCATGCCAAACGTAATGGCTAGTGTTAACCCCCATGCTCCGCCTCCTGCTGCTGTCGTCATGGCCACAGGGGCGACAGTACAG CGGCCCACCAATCCCAACCCGAACCCGGTGAGGAAGAACCACGCCTGCGAGACATGTGGGAAGGCTTTCCGCGACGTCTACCACCTCAACCGCCACCGCCTGTCCCACTCGGACGAGAAGCCGTTCTCCTGTCCCATCTGCCAGCAGCGCTTCAAGAGGAAGGACCGCATGAGCCACCACGTGCGCTCCCACCAGGGTGGTGTGGAAAAACCCTACGTCTGCCCCCACTGTGGCAAGGCTTTCTCCAG GCCCGACCATCTAAACAGTCACGTCAGACAGGTGCACTCGTCGGAGCGACCCTTCAAATGCCCG ACGTGTGAGTCCAGCTTTGCCACGAAGGATCGTTTGCGGGCGCATATGATCCGCCATGAGGAGAAGGTCCCTTGCCACATCTGTGgcaagctgctgtctgctgcttaCATCACAGATCACATGAGGGTGCACAACCAGTCACAGCACCACGCCTGCCATCTCTGCAACCGCA gCTTCACCACACTGACGTACCTTCGAGTCCATGCCCAGAAGCACCATGGCCAGGAGTGGAAGGACAGTCCGGGGGGATTTGGTGGATCAGCCTCGGGCGGCATACTCGTCTGCCACTTGTGCGGCGTCCACTGCAAGACACCCACCCAGCTCCAGGGCCACATGGGCACCCATGGCAACAGCCAGGGTGCCCCGAGCCCCATCACTTCTAATGTggctgccagcagctctgtctcCCTTAGCAACATGGTGACAGCGCCTACTGTGTATGTCACTGGCAACACGGTGGTGGACCTGCTTGTCACAGACTGCTCTAGCATTGCAGCACCACAGTCCCACAGTTAG